The DNA window CGTCGGTGCGATCCTGGATGCGATCGGCAAGCACTGGCGCGTGGCGCCGGGCGTCGAGGTCACCCTGGAAGCCAACCCCACCAGCGTCGAGGCCACGCGGTTCGCCGGCTACCGCGCCGCCGGCGTCAACCGAGTTTCGCTCGGCGTGCAGGCGCTGGACGATGCCTCGCTGAAGGCGCTGGGGCGTCTGCACACCGCGCGCGAGGCGCTGGACGCCGTTGCGATCGCGCGCGGCGCGTTCGATCGTTATTCGTTCGATCTGATCTACGCCCGTCCCGACCAGACACCGCGGATGTGGACGGACGAATTGAAGCTCGCGATCTCAGAAGCCGCCGAACATCTGTCGCTCTATCAGCTCACGATCGAGGAAGGCACGCCGTTCTTCGGCCTGCACGCCGCCGGCAAACTGCAGACGCCGGATGAGGCGACCGCGCGCACGCTGTATGATGTTACGCAGGAAGTCTGCGGGCAACATGGCCTGCCCGCTTACGAGATTTCCAATCACGCCCGCTCCGGCGCCGAATGCCGGCACAATCTGGTTTACTGGCGCGGCGACGAATATGCCGGCATCGGTCCCGGCGCCCATGGCCGGCTCGACATCGACGGCGCCAGGCACGCGATATCAACCGAAAAGCGCCCCGAGGCGTGGCTGATGCGGGTCGAGGCCGATGGCCACGGCGTCGTCACCGACGATCGC is part of the Bradyrhizobium erythrophlei genome and encodes:
- the hemW gene encoding radical SAM family heme chaperone HemW; this encodes MQKSLHPGPPPQASEGKQAFGVYVHWPFCLSKCPYCDFNSHVRHAPVDEDRFARAFAREIETTAARAPGREVSSIFLGGGTPSLMRPQTVGAILDAIGKHWRVAPGVEVTLEANPTSVEATRFAGYRAAGVNRVSLGVQALDDASLKALGRLHTAREALDAVAIARGAFDRYSFDLIYARPDQTPRMWTDELKLAISEAAEHLSLYQLTIEEGTPFFGLHAAGKLQTPDEATARTLYDVTQEVCGQHGLPAYEISNHARSGAECRHNLVYWRGDEYAGIGPGAHGRLDIDGARHAISTEKRPEAWLMRVEADGHGVVTDDRLNSEERADEFLLMGLRLAEGIDPRRYADLSGRPLDPNRIAILRDEGAIVVDDSGRLRVTQAGFPVLDAVVADLAA